The genome window ACTGCAGATAGATCAGGAAACCCTGACCACGGAGTACGGCAAATTTACCATAGAGCCCCTTGAAATCGGTTACGGTGTGACTTTGGGCAATGCTCTGCGGCGGGTTCTGCTGGCTTCGCTCCAGGGAGCCGCCATTACGTCGGTTCATATCGACGGGGTTCAACATGAATTTTCCACCATTCCCGGAGTGGTTGAGGATGTTACCAGAATTGTTCTCAATCTCAAAGGGGTCTGTTTGAAGATGCATGTGGACAAACCAAAAACCATGTTTCTTGACGTGAAAGGTTCCGATAAGCAGATTATCACCGCCGGTGATATCAAAACCGACAGCAACGTGGAGATTCTCAATCCCGATCATTATATCGCCACCCTGAACAGTGATGCTGTCCTGAAAATGACCCTGACTGCAGAGACCGGCAAGGGGTATGTGCCGGCTGAGGAAGCGGTTGAAAAACAGAAGCTTCCCCTGGGAACGATTGTCATTGATGGTGTTTTTTCGCCCATCAAGAAGATGACCTATGTGGTTTCCAACGCCCGGGTTGGTCAGCAGACGGATTATGATAAGCTGACGATCCAGATCTGGACCGACGGCAGTGTCAGACCTGAAAATGCCTTGGGGTATGCGGCGAAGATTCTCAAGGATCAATTGATGGTGTTTATCAATTTTGATGAGGATATTGAACCGCCGGTGGTGGTTGAGGTGGACGAGGAGCCGCCGGTGGCGGTCAATGAGAACCTCTACCGTGGCGT of Candidatus Anaeroferrophillus wilburensis contains these proteins:
- a CDS encoding DNA-directed RNA polymerase subunit alpha, which gives rise to MYKNWRELIKPSGLQIDQETLTTEYGKFTIEPLEIGYGVTLGNALRRVLLASLQGAAITSVHIDGVQHEFSTIPGVVEDVTRIVLNLKGVCLKMHVDKPKTMFLDVKGSDKQIITAGDIKTDSNVEILNPDHYIATLNSDAVLKMTLTAETGKGYVPAEEAVEKQKLPLGTIVIDGVFSPIKKMTYVVSNARVGQQTDYDKLTIQIWTDGSVRPENALGYAAKILKDQLMVFINFDEDIEPPVVVEVDEEPPVAVNENLYRGVDELELSVRSANCLKNANISLIGELVQKTETEMLTTKNFGRKSLNEIKDILSQMGLSLGMKVVDFDPENAEMIKKVMVDDYEE